Below is a genomic region from bacterium.
CGTTTTAGTGAAAGCTCAGGAGATCAAGACATTATTTTGACTGTGCAACTTGAAGATCGTCAAGCGGGACGCGTGCTCGTATCTGTTGCCGATACCGTGCAAGATACACGCGCAGATCGCGCACGTTTTATCAACAATGCACTCGAAGAGATTTTTTCACACAAAACCGACCCGGCAAGTCGTGAACAGTTGTTATAAAACATGCTCCGGACTTAATAGCGAAAAACACCAGCTGTAAAAAAGACGATATCCTCAGCATTGTCATTTAAGCCAACTTTGAGACCTAAAAAGTCAATCATCACTTCAGAATTCACAAGCCAGGTAACTCCACTATTGATGTAGGGTTCAAGCTCGCTATCGGAATAATATCCTGCATATTCGAGGTAAATATCAATCTTTTCTGAGATCGATGTTGTAAGTGAAGCCGAATGCAGAGTCCCCAACTCATGGCCATCTTCAGCATGATGCGACAGGTCCAGCGCAAGCATTGTGGCCAAGTAATTCGCAGCATTAATTTCCATGCCATAAAGCAAGGCTGCCCCACCTTCGAGGTAATGATTATCCACATCGCTTCGAGTAATTGGAAAGGAAACAGAAGTCACAATTCCAAGAGCCGTACGGCCTTCGTCGTTACCAAATAGATTCATTTTAGCGCGTGTCGACATTTTACTTGGCCCCTCAATGTCGCTCCAGGGGCCTTTTTCAAATGCGGAGTTTAATCTTTCGCTTTCGATTGAATACGGAGTAAACCCCAGCTGTAATTCCGTGTCATTTGTTAACCCAATCTTGAGCAATGAAGGAACTGCGGTGAAGCGCTTAGTCTCAGAGTCGCCGGGGCGATCACTGAATCCATACTCGAAGAAATTACACTCAAACTGGAAATGACCCGCATCGACCGTCTGTGCAGCTTCGGTAATATCATCTCCTGTCATGTCGCGCATTTCCGCTTGAGGCGTAGGTTTAAAAAGCGAATACTGATCTTTATCGACGGCATCTGCAAAACTTGGAAATAAAGTGACAAAAGCAAGGAATCTTGAGATATTTTTCATCTTTAAGATTTATATATTAAAATATTAAACAATTTTATATACTCAATTAGTTCCTATGCATGCACCACATCCCAATCAAGATCAAACAACACGAAGTTTTTGCATCGAACAAGCAATTCGCGTTGTAGCAACACTAGAAAATTCACTGAAAAAGATCATTCGCGGCCGCGATGATACAATTAAATTATTACTCACTGCCTTAATCGCAGATGGCCACGCACTCTTAGAGGATTATCCTGGTAGCGGGAAAACAACTCTCGCCAAAACGCTCGGAAATTCGATTGACTGCAAAGCTAACTTTTCCAGCCACGAAACTCCTTTTGCTCAATTTCGCCGTGTGCAATTCACCCCAGATCTTCTCCCTTCAGATGTTCTTGGCGTAAACGTCTTTGAACCTAAGTCGGCAACATTTCGTTTTCAACCAGGACCAGTTTTTGCACATATCGTCCTGGCCGATGAAATCAACCGCACGGGACCTAAAGTCCAAGCTGCATTTCTGGAGTGTATGGCTGAACGCCAAGTCTCAATCGATGGCACAACTTACCCACTGGATGAGCTATTTTTTGTAATCGGCACGCAGAACCCGCTTGATTTTGCTGGCACCTACCCACTCCCGCAAGTTCAACTCGACCGCTTTTTACTCAAAATCCCGATGCGCTACGTGGATGCCAATACGGAGCTTGAAATTCTACAAGATGCTGAGCAAATCACGGATGATGCTAGACATGTTACTGCAGTAGTCAGGCGCGAAGAAATTCTTGAAGCGCGTAAAGCAAGTGAAGCTGTAGCCCTGATTGATCCAATCCTGCAAACAATTGTCGAAATTGTTCAGGACAGTCGTAAAAGCCCCTTGGTCCAATTTGGTGCTTCAACTCGTGCGGCTTTAATGTTTAAGCGCGCGCTGCGTGCTTGGGCAATTGTTCAAGGTCGCGACTACGTCTCCGAGGATGATGTGAAAACGCTTACGCCATTTATTCTGAGGCACCGTATACGCTTTCATGCCGGGGTTGGCGATCAGGAACGTGCGTTTTGGGACTTAGTTTCCCCTGCTTTAGAAAAACTGATCAGCAAACGAGTGTAAGTAGCTCTACTAAAACTACTCCTTAGAGCACTATAACGATTTCAAGAACTGAATCACGGCTGCCCGCTGGTTGGCAGGTAAATTCTTAAAATTCGTCCGCGAGCGGCTCGATTCTCCACCGTGCCAGAGGATTGCTTCTTCAATTGAACGGGCGCGCCCGTCGTGCATAAAGCGTGCCGAAATTCCTGATTCATTAGCAAGCATTTCGCTAAATCCTAATCCCCAAAGTGGAGTCGTGCGCCACTCCGACCCATTCGCACTGTAGTCGGGGCGATTATCAGACAAACTCGGCCCCATATCGTGCAAGAGCAAATCAGTAAAAGGATGAATCGTTTGGTTGGCAAGCTCAACTGGAGCATCTGGGCTAGTCTGCAAAGTCATCTTGTGACAATCTGCGCAGCCAATTGACTGGAAGAGACTTTTGCCTAACTGAACCGTTGGATCATCTTGGTTACGTGCTTTGGGCACGCCAGGAATTTGCTGATAGACAGTAAGCCTATCTAGTTCATCGTCAGAAATTTCAGCACTTGCCGCGCCATTTAGTAACGAACTCTTAATCCCCATATCCAGCAACAAGGCAGCTACCGTCTGTTGTTCGACTGTGGGCGCAGAAGCTTTAAATCCAAATCGACCGAGAGAAAAATTTCCAGTTCTCACATCAGGAATGTAATTTGGTTTTCCCGAAATGCCATCTCCATTACTGTCTGTCGGGTCACTTAGAGCAAGAATTGTTTCTTCCGGAATAAACTCAAGCAAGCCAAGCCCAATCAAAAGTGGGCTCATCCTCAGCGAATGACGCAATCTGCTACTACGAATTCCAGGTATTTTAAAACTTAGTTTTGGTTTGCGAAGTTTAAAACGCGTGCCGTCAGGGTATTTTCCCGAAATATACTCCCACTTAAGTTTAATATCATACTTTGCTCGGCCATCAACACGTTGATCTTGTATTTGCGTGCCAATTCCAGGAACTTTCTTCGCACCACCATCACGCTCTCGGCCCTTAAGGCTAACCTTGATCACCATCGAACTGCCAAGATCGAGTGCATTATTGCGCCCATTAAAACTCAGTGACCCCTTTCCGTTTTGCAAATGACATCCGCCACAAGAAGCGTTTACAAAACGCGACCCCAAACCCTGCTCTCTGGTAACGATCCGATGAAAGACTGAAAACCCTGTGAGCTGCTTTGTCCGACGTATTTCGTCTGTGACATTTGGGGCAACGACTTGAATCGCATTATGACCAGTTAGATCGGTTGAAAGTTCTCCTCCAAGATTTGTTAAATCTTGAGCACTAACAATTTGCCGTGGTAACACCACAGTAAAGACAATAATGATAATACTCCAAACCGACTTCAAATTGGCCTCAGTAGGCTGCCTGTGAATTAAACGCAAAGCACAGCTACATTCTTGTTATGGCTTAAAAAGGCAAGTTTGCTGCCTTAAGCGCTTACCCGCATTATATAGGATTTTTTTGAGCTTTATCAACAAAAACGGCCTAACTCTTTCGAGCTAGGCCGTTAAAATCAAACATTTATGGTTGATTTAGTTCATTCCAGTTGTAGTCGTAGCAGCTTTCATGGCGTCATTTGCAGCATTCATTGTCGCAGTTGCTTGATCCATTGCTGTTTTTGTCGCAGTATTTGCAGACTTCATCGCCTCGCTAGAAGCTGTCATCGCTGAAAACTTTGTCCATTGAGAACTTGCCATTGTCAAATAATTTGCAGCATTTTTCCCAAAGGCATCGCGATTAGCAGTAGATGAGAAGAAGTAAGTTTTACCCTCGTTACTCCAAAAGATTGTTGGATTACCAGCAACTTGCTTGCCAGTGGCTAACTCATAAGCATCCCAACCGTTAAATTGCGCTAAATAAGTTGTAGGACTTGCATCAAACATTTTCTTGGCTTCAGCAGTGCCAAAGTAATAGGTGCTGCCTTGGTAGGTCGTGCTAAATTCAGGCTTTCCCTTGTAAGCTTGATTCATTTTTTGAAAAGCAACTGGGCAATAACCGTCATAACCGATTTTTGTAGTGCTCGTTGTAACAGTTGCTGTCGCAGCTGTGGTTGTATGAGTTGGGCTTGTAGTTGTTGTTGGAGGTGTATCTGCTAATGCAATACCAGCCAACGAAATACTAAGTGCAGAAACTGCAGCTAACTTACGCATATAATTTTCTCCTTGTTCTAAGTCTGAGGAAAATCCTCGGACTACTGACGTAACGGCAAGGACTTTATTCCAGCTCGTGTTAGAAACTCAACAAAAGAATGTAGATCATCATCTATCCGCTGTAGAATGAAATACCGTTGCATTGTGTAGATGAATTTTAGCAACACTCGACTGCGGATTTCCCAATACGGGGTTCATAAGGCAGCCATCACCTGGCTTTAATTCAAGATTTTCAAGATTAGCAGAGCCCTCGAGAATGACCAATAAATCCCTACTCGATGCATTGAGAGTTAATAGTCCTGTGCCTTTATATATTCGAAGGCTTAAGCCCGCTCGTATTGAATCATACTTTAATGCGCTTATCGAGTCATCGTTACTACTTATTGCTTGCCCCTTTAAAATAGCAGGTCGAACTTCCGATTGCAGCTCACTACGTAACTTCTCATACGCAGGCACATCAATGAATTTCTCAGTTAGTCCTAGTCTGATCACGTTGTCAGAGTTTGTAATCAGCTCCACTAAATCTCCAGAAAGATAGGCGTGCACCAGGCCCGGTTCAATCACGATTGCCTCTCCGGGTGTTAAATCCCATTCTTTTAGAAAAAATTGAGCATAGCGATTAATTTGCTCCGAACCAGTTTTTAAGAGTTCTGAAAATAAATCTGCAACGTTAGCTCCATTACTTCTCGCAGAAAGAAGTTTGTCGAGCTCGGGAGTTTCTTGGAGGCGCCTGTCAAGTTCTGCTCTAGAAATAAAACCCGCTAAAAGTCTTACAGGAGTCAGCGCTACTGCGAGTTCAACCTTTTCACGGTCATCTGGATATTCAACTGGATTACTGTAATGCAAAATGCGGGCAAGTTTTTTCGTCGGGTGAGTCTGAACCGAAAGTGCTTGAGCCACAGATAAAATTTTAAAGAGATAAGGCAATTCGCAGGTTAAAGCGGCCTCTGAGTCTTGATTAACAATTGTAGCTGGCCCTTTAGGGTGCGCGCCGTACCATAGTTCAGCCGTTGGCCTGCTCCGGTCTTGTGTTGGGGAAAGTTCAAAGGCTAGGCCTGAGGCAACTTTTCCCCAGTTATAGTGCATCACATGCGGTTTAATTTTAAAAATATTTGAGTTGGACAATCTGCACTTTAAAATCGTGAAAGTACTAACTTATAACCACTGTTCTTCCTTTGCACACATTTTGATACCCTGGCAACAGTGGTCGAGCTAAGTCCTGTTTCCCGGGAAACTTCGAGGTAGGTGCGGCCTTCATTCAGCCGTCTGGCGGCTAAGAACCGTCGCGTAAATTCCTCTAACTCCACGCGACTAAGCAGATCGCTCAGAAATTCGTTGGTTTCTTTAGGGGTCTTTAAACGGCAAAATGCTTGGATGAATTGCTTCTTAGCTACATTGAATTTAGCTTTAGTCATAGTTAAAAGTTTCCTCTTAATCTTGATAATAAATTCATCTTTGTTAATTAACTAAAATGAAATTTCTCAACTGTTCACCAACGATGACAATATTTAATTTAATTGTGAAGCTAAGTCGGCTAAGACGATTGCTGTCATCGCTTCAACCACAACGGGCACGCGCAGTGCAATGCATGCGTCGTGGCGGCCTTGAACTGAGATTGTTGTCTTGTCGCCAGATTGCATGTCGATTGTGTTCTTTTCTTTTTTAATACTAGAAGTGGGCTTTACTGCCACACGAAAGATAAGCTCATTGCCGTTAGTGATGCCACCGTTGATACCGCCAGAATGATTGGTGCTTGTATGACCCGAGGCATCAGTAATTTCATCACCAAAAGCACTGCCTTTCATCTTGGCGCAAGCAAAGCCAGCGCCAAATTCAATGCCCTTAGTTGCAGGAATTGCAAAAATTGCATGCGCTAGGAGCGATTCGACAGAATCAAAAAAGGGCTCACCCAATCCAACAGAAAGGCCACTCACGCGACACTCAACAATCCCGCCGACTGAGTCGCCTTCGTTTAAGGCTTGATCAATAGCTTGGTCGATATCCTTTTTGCCAAAAACTTCGATTACCCTAGCTTCAATCTTAATTGGTTTTAATAATTTCTTCGCAACAACTCCGGCGGCAACAATTCCTGCCGTAAGTCTGCCCGAGAAATGCCCGCTGCCACGAAAGTCATTAAAACCGCCAAACTTTTTATAAGCAACAAAGTCAGCATGTCCAGGTCGCGGAGTGTTTTTAATTTTGTCGTAATCCTGAGATTTTACGTTTTCATTTTTAAATTCTATCAGTAACGGTGCACCCGTAGTTTTACCTTGAAAAAATCCGGAACGAATTAGCGGGATATCTTGCTCCTTACGCGGCGTAGTCCCCTTAACTCCCTTAGCTTGGCGACGCTCCAAGTCAGGCATAAAGTCATCTACACTCAAAGGAATCCCAGGAGGGCAACCATCAATTAAAATCCCCACAAGCTCTCCGTGAGATTCCCCCAAGACACTTACTCGAAAATTTCTTCCAAATGAATTCATAGCGAAACTCTAACAGGCCGCACTAATGCATTAAAGACCTTAAATCATCAAAAAACGTTGGATAGGATTTGGCTACGCTTTCAGCTTGATCAATTTCCACCGAACCTGAAGCTTTAAGCCCAGCTACTGCTAAGGCCATGGCAATACGATGGTCAGCATGAGCCAAAACTACTGCCCCAGAAAGACGACTAGCTGGGATACAAAGGTAGTCATGCTCAATTGTAAGCGTTGCACCAAGCTTTGCGAATTCCTGAACCAACACTTGAGCGCGGTCACTTTCTTTATGCGCTAAGCGATGCACACCTTTAATTCTCGAGGTGCCTTGGCAATTAAGAGCAAGTGCCACAAGTGGCGGGAATAAATCGGGGCAGTCGGTGGCATCAAATTCGAAAGCGCTTAAGTCACCGCTGCTAACTTCAATTGCAGTTTCTGAAATTTTCACGCCGGCTTTGGCCATTTTCAACACCTCAAGAATGATTTTATCTCCCTGCTCACTTTGAAGATTTAAATTTTTGAGCTTGATTTCACCTGCTACTGCACCAGCTACTAAAAGAAATGCCGCCCCCGACCAATCACCTTCAAGCGTATATGTCCTTGCTTGGTAGCGCTGATTGCCTTTGATCTTAAAATGCGTGCAAGCCGCGTTAGCCTCAATCTCTGCGCCAAAAGATCTGAGTAGCTCTAAGGTAATATCGACGTAAGGCTTGCTTTTGAGATTAATAACTTGAATCTCAGAATCGACTTTAGCCAAGGGAAGCGCCGTGAGAAGCCCAGATAAGAATTGCGAAGTCACAGAGCAATCTACAGTGACTCGATTGTTCACAATTGGCCCAGTAATTGTCACCGGCAAAAGCCCCTGATTGGTTTTAACCTTAACACCTAACTCCGTTAAGGGTTTTTCAATTAAATCAATTGGACGCTTTCTAAGGGATCCAGAACCTGTGATAAAAATTTGCTGATCAAACAGGCCCGCAATCGCCGTAAGTAGCCGCAAAGATAAGCCCGACTCACCACAATTAAACTCCTGGCGATAGAGTTTATTTGTCGGCACGATCTCTACGCGGTCCTCAAAACAGTCTAAATGCGCCCCAAGTCCAACGGCGATATCAATTGCAGCAAGTGCATCTGCAGAGTAGCACGGATTTACAAGCACACTTTTGCCGTGTGCTAATGCGGCAACAAGAATTGCGCGCTGCATTATGCTCTTTGAAGCTGGCGCACTTAATTCGCCGCAAATCGTGCTTGGATTTATGCCAATGCGCATTGGATTAACTCTTCTGCAATAGCAATTGGAAATTTCTCGACCCGAGCCTTACCAATCTCGTCCAGTAAAATTAAATTAATCTTATCGCCGCGGCGCTTTTTATCCGCAAGCATTAATTCTGCATATTCTTTCTTCAAGACTTTAAGATCACTAGGCAGTCGATAGATATCTAAGATGTTCTTGACGCGCTCCAAGTCAGACTCGGAAAGACAACCTTTGGATTTTGCTAGCTTAGCAGCTGCCATCATCCCGATACTAATTGCATGCCCGTGGGGAATACAATCAACTTTCTCGATTGCATGTCCTAGAGTATGTCCAAAATTTAAGAGCATTCGTGAGGACTCTTCCGTTTCATCAGCTTGGACAACTTTAGCCTTGATCGCAACAGCACGTGAGATCATCAAAGCCAGCGTTTCATAGTCGCGAGCGAGAACTTTAGCAGCTGAGCTCTCCAATTGGTTAAAGTAATCCTGGTCAGCAATTAGGCCGGCCTTGATCATCTCAGCACAGCCACTAACATATTCAATATTGCTTAGTGAATTCAAAAACTTTTGATCGCAAATCACAAACTCCGGCTGCCAAATTGTTCCAATTTGGTTTTTAGCGACACCTAAGTTAACCCCATTTTTACCACCAACACTGGCATCAACTTGAGCAAGTAGTGTGGTAGGAATAAAACCCAGGCGCACCCCACGTTGGAATGTAGCAGCGACAAACCCAACTGCATCAAGCACTGCCCCACCACCCACACCAACAACTAAGGCATCGCGGCCATAGTCATGCGCGATCAGCTTCTGATAAAGCATTGAAATATTGGTCAGTGTCTTAATTGATTCCCCCCCGGGAATAGGCACAATCTGACCATGTGCTTTTAAATTAGAGCACATGGAGGCAATCGACTGATCGATAAAAAAGATCGGCTTAATTTCAAGCTTAAGCTGATTCAATGCGTCAAGCATGTCAGAGAAGATAACTCTGGATGTCCGCTGCTGCAGTTTATTCGTTGAAAAATCTAATTTAATTTCGTGCATGTTGATATTTTCGATAAGTCTCTAGATCCTTATCACCTCGCCCACAAAGATTTAATACAATAGTTTTCTCACTACCATCACTTTTTCTTTCCCATTTAGTCCGCAGTAAATAAGCAAGCGCATGGGCTGGCTCAAGTGCTGGTAAAATGCCCTCAAGCTTTGATAATTCAAATGCTGCAGCTAAAGCTTCGTCGTCTGTTGCTGAAACGTAAGTAGCCCGGGCTGTATCATGTAAATGTGCATGTTGCGGTCCAATTCCAGGGTAATCCAAGCCCGCAGAAATAGAATGAGTTTCCAGAATCTGTCCATCTTGATTGTGCATTACAATTGTGCGACTTCCGTGCAATACCCCCTCACTTCCAAGCGCAAGTGTTGCTGCAGACTCTCCAGTTGAAAGTCCCCTACCAGCCGCCTCTACCCCGATTAACTCCACGCTGCGCTGATCTAGAAAATGATAAAATGCGCCAATTGCATTACTGCCACCACCTACGCAAGCTATCACTACATCTGGTAATTCTGTGCCAGTTTTTTCTTTAAGCTGCTGCTTAATTTCTTCGCTAATGACCGATTGAAATTTCGCAACTAGCGCAGGATAGGGATGTGGCCCAACCACAGAACCGATCACATAGTAAGTTTCATCGGGATCATTAATCCAAGCGCGGATCGCTTGATTGGTTGCATCTTTCAGTGTGCGGCTGCCACTTGCAACTGGATGGACCTTAGCGCCAAGCATCAGCATGCGCTCGACATTGGGTGCTTGGCGCGCGACATCAAGCTCGCCCATATAAACTTCACAGGGGAAATTAAGCAGCGCTGCTGCTGTCGCCGTAGCCACGCCATGTTGCCCTGCGCCAGTTTCAGCAATGATCCGCTTTTTGCCCATGTATTTAGCAAGTAAGGTCTGTCCAATCGCGTTATTAATTTTATGCGAACCCGTATGATTTAATTCCTCGCGCTTTAAAAATACCCGAGCACCGAGATGCTTGCTTAAGCGCGACGCAAAGTATAGCGGACTGGGGCGCCCAATATAATCTCGAAATAAAATTTGTAGTTCTGCCTTAAAATTTTCCTGATTAGTAATATTTTGATAGCCCTGCAGTACTTGGTCGACAGCCGCGCGTAAAATTTCGGGCACATATGCTCCACCGAATTTACCAAAAAATCCCCGATCATCTGCCTGGTAATTAATCATAGTCTACCTGCTGCTATTGCAGCTTTCACCTTTTCTATATTTTTAGTGCCGGGT
It encodes:
- a CDS encoding AAA family ATPase, with the protein product MHAPHPNQDQTTRSFCIEQAIRVVATLENSLKKIIRGRDDTIKLLLTALIADGHALLEDYPGSGKTTLAKTLGNSIDCKANFSSHETPFAQFRRVQFTPDLLPSDVLGVNVFEPKSATFRFQPGPVFAHIVLADEINRTGPKVQAAFLECMAERQVSIDGTTYPLDELFFVIGTQNPLDFAGTYPLPQVQLDRFLLKIPMRYVDANTELEILQDAEQITDDARHVTAVVRREEILEARKASEAVALIDPILQTIVEIVQDSRKSPLVQFGASTRAALMFKRALRAWAIVQGRDYVSEDDVKTLTPFILRHRIRFHAGVGDQERAFWDLVSPALEKLISKRV
- a CDS encoding thiol oxidoreductase, translated to MKSVWSIIIIVFTVVLPRQIVSAQDLTNLGGELSTDLTGHNAIQVVAPNVTDEIRRTKQLTGFSVFHRIVTREQGLGSRFVNASCGGCHLQNGKGSLSFNGRNNALDLGSSMVIKVSLKGRERDGGAKKVPGIGTQIQDQRVDGRAKYDIKLKWEYISGKYPDGTRFKLRKPKLSFKIPGIRSSRLRHSLRMSPLLIGLGLLEFIPEETILALSDPTDSNGDGISGKPNYIPDVRTGNFSLGRFGFKASAPTVEQQTVAALLLDMGIKSSLLNGAASAEISDDELDRLTVYQQIPGVPKARNQDDPTVQLGKSLFQSIGCADCHKMTLQTSPDAPVELANQTIHPFTDLLLHDMGPSLSDNRPDYSANGSEWRTTPLWGLGFSEMLANESGISARFMHDGRARSIEEAILWHGGESSRSRTNFKNLPANQRAAVIQFLKSL
- a CDS encoding class I mannose-6-phosphate isomerase → MSNSNIFKIKPHVMHYNWGKVASGLAFELSPTQDRSRPTAELWYGAHPKGPATIVNQDSEAALTCELPYLFKILSVAQALSVQTHPTKKLARILHYSNPVEYPDDREKVELAVALTPVRLLAGFISRAELDRRLQETPELDKLLSARSNGANVADLFSELLKTGSEQINRYAQFFLKEWDLTPGEAIVIEPGLVHAYLSGDLVELITNSDNVIRLGLTEKFIDVPAYEKLRSELQSEVRPAILKGQAISSNDDSISALKYDSIRAGLSLRIYKGTGLLTLNASSRDLLVILEGSANLENLELKPGDGCLMNPVLGNPQSSVAKIHLHNATVFHSTADR
- a CDS encoding TrpR-related protein YerC/YecD; translated protein: MTKAKFNVAKKQFIQAFCRLKTPKETNEFLSDLLSRVELEEFTRRFLAARRLNEGRTYLEVSRETGLSSTTVARVSKCVQRKNSGYKLVLSRF
- a CDS encoding chorismate synthase, giving the protein MNSFGRNFRVSVLGESHGELVGILIDGCPPGIPLSVDDFMPDLERRQAKGVKGTTPRKEQDIPLIRSGFFQGKTTGAPLLIEFKNENVKSQDYDKIKNTPRPGHADFVAYKKFGGFNDFRGSGHFSGRLTAGIVAAGVVAKKLLKPIKIEARVIEVFGKKDIDQAIDQALNEGDSVGGIVECRVSGLSVGLGEPFFDSVESLLAHAIFAIPATKGIEFGAGFACAKMKGSAFGDEITDASGHTSTNHSGGINGGITNGNELIFRVAVKPTSSIKKEKNTIDMQSGDKTTISVQGRHDACIALRVPVVVEAMTAIVLADLASQLN
- the aroA gene encoding 3-phosphoshikimate 1-carboxyvinyltransferase, with translation MRIGINPSTICGELSAPASKSIMQRAILVAALAHGKSVLVNPCYSADALAAIDIAVGLGAHLDCFEDRVEIVPTNKLYRQEFNCGESGLSLRLLTAIAGLFDQQIFITGSGSLRKRPIDLIEKPLTELGVKVKTNQGLLPVTITGPIVNNRVTVDCSVTSQFLSGLLTALPLAKVDSEIQVINLKSKPYVDITLELLRSFGAEIEANAACTHFKIKGNQRYQARTYTLEGDWSGAAFLLVAGAVAGEIKLKNLNLQSEQGDKIILEVLKMAKAGVKISETAIEVSSGDLSAFEFDATDCPDLFPPLVALALNCQGTSRIKGVHRLAHKESDRAQVLVQEFAKLGATLTIEHDYLCIPASRLSGAVVLAHADHRIAMALAVAGLKASGSVEIDQAESVAKSYPTFFDDLRSLMH
- the aroB gene encoding 3-dehydroquinate synthase, producing the protein MHEIKLDFSTNKLQQRTSRVIFSDMLDALNQLKLEIKPIFFIDQSIASMCSNLKAHGQIVPIPGGESIKTLTNISMLYQKLIAHDYGRDALVVGVGGGAVLDAVGFVAATFQRGVRLGFIPTTLLAQVDASVGGKNGVNLGVAKNQIGTIWQPEFVICDQKFLNSLSNIEYVSGCAEMIKAGLIADQDYFNQLESSAAKVLARDYETLALMISRAVAIKAKVVQADETEESSRMLLNFGHTLGHAIEKVDCIPHGHAISIGMMAAAKLAKSKGCLSESDLERVKNILDIYRLPSDLKVLKKEYAELMLADKKRRGDKINLILLDEIGKARVEKFPIAIAEELIQCALA
- the trpB gene encoding tryptophan synthase subunit beta; this encodes MINYQADDRGFFGKFGGAYVPEILRAAVDQVLQGYQNITNQENFKAELQILFRDYIGRPSPLYFASRLSKHLGARVFLKREELNHTGSHKINNAIGQTLLAKYMGKKRIIAETGAGQHGVATATAAALLNFPCEVYMGELDVARQAPNVERMLMLGAKVHPVASGSRTLKDATNQAIRAWINDPDETYYVIGSVVGPHPYPALVAKFQSVISEEIKQQLKEKTGTELPDVVIACVGGGSNAIGAFYHFLDQRSVELIGVEAAGRGLSTGESAATLALGSEGVLHGSRTIVMHNQDGQILETHSISAGLDYPGIGPQHAHLHDTARATYVSATDDEALAAAFELSKLEGILPALEPAHALAYLLRTKWERKSDGSEKTIVLNLCGRGDKDLETYRKYQHARN